One Drosophila ananassae strain 14024-0371.13 chromosome XR, ASM1763931v2, whole genome shotgun sequence genomic window, TATACTTCTTATTTgtaagtaaaaataaatatttaatatttaataacaatagaagaaaaaaagttttcttaacaattcaattatttaattactaAATTATAGTTTTCGTTACTTATcctttataatttatataatttattaatactaTATTAAAGATAAAGCACTTAATATTACTTACATCCTAATGACAAGCTATTAATTAACTAACCTTAGTCTTTCATcacttatttaaataataaaggcAATTATTGAAGCCTTAAACCAAAAGcttaaatcttaaatattatatCATTAAGTATTCAAATATTAAAGTGTTCATTTAAGCtaagatttaaattatatatatattaattcgCCTTAAAAGGTAATAACTATTCTAACCTTCGTACCAAACCCTAGTTCTCAGTGTACTATTGACTCTTTCGCTGGTTGAGGCGACGAGGATGCAAAGGATAACGATTCCTGGAACGGTGTGGACGCTCCTGTGGCTGTGGCTCCTTCTGGTGTGCTTTGTGGTGTGGCTGTTGGAGACTTGTGGAGTCTGTGGAGGTGGAAACGGACGCAGAGAGGTCTCCACTGTCCTGGGCGGATGTGGTGTCCTTGGATGTGGTGCGGTGGGCAGTGGAGGCGGCACGTCTTTGCTAGGGACGACGGTACCTGGAAAAGGGGACCAGCTAGAGTGGCTAGAGAGGCTCCTCCACCAACCAGCACCCCCCACTgcaactactactactaccacTACTAATGGGATCACCCCCGCCCATCCATCCCGAGgatagagagaatctttccaCTCACCTGGCCCGTGAAAGCGAGCGGTTGGGCAGACCCTTGGGGGCAGAGCCGGACGTGACGGCCTCCCGACTACCGCCCTGAGTCGGATGGGCAGCGGACGATGCGGCCACGTTGCTGGTCTTCCGGGCACTGCTCCGGGACTCGGAGCCGATCATGTCGTACAAGCTGGAGCGGTACTCGTCCACTCCGTAGCGGACATCGTCGTGGAGCGGCGGACTCACGTCCAGTCGGAGCTCCATGTCCGCCGAGGCAGTCCGGAAGCGGCTCACAAACGGATGCATGATGGCCGCCTTGGCAGTCAGCCGTCCGTGGGGATCCAGGACGAGGAGGGACTTCACCAAGGACATGGCGTCGTCGCAGCAGTTCCTCAGCATCTCCTCCAGCGAGTGGCGGCGGTCGCGGCTGATCTTCTTGCTGAGGAGAACCGTTCCGAAGCTGGCTCCGATGGAGTCAATGTCGCGTTGTGTCACATCCGGTAGGGCAGTCACTATCTTTTCAATCTACGGATGTTACAATAGTGCTGTAGACACATTCCTTCACTTCTCTAAGGTGATAGGTGATACTCACCTGGTTAATAGTACTAGTGCCCTGGAAGAGGGGTTTCTGTCGTATCATTTCGCCAAGAATGCAGCCCAGGCTCCACATGTCGATGCCTTTTGTATACCTTGGGGGATATTACATAATGTTACTATATACTATAACTACACCCATGACTTACTTGCGACTAGCCACTAGAATTTCGGGAGCACGATACCAGCGGGTGGCTACATAGTCTGTCAGCATGGCATCGTTCTCCATGTCATCAAAATCGGACTTCCGCTTCATGGAGAGAGTACGAGCCAAGCCGAAGTCCGCTACCTTTAGTCTGAAGGAGAAGGGCTAGTAGAATCCGGAACAAAAGGAGTTCAAGGATCTGAGGACTCACCTGCATTTGCTGTCGATCAGAATGTTGCTGGGCTTCAGGTCCCTGTGGATGACGTTGCCCGAGTGCATGTACTTGATGGCATTGATCAGCTGGTACATGACGAAGCGCTTGTGAATGTCCTTGAGGACATCGCCCTTCTTGATTACGTTGTGCAAATCGCTTTCCATAAACTCAAACACCAAATAGAAATCCAAATTGTTGGCAGCCCTAGCACAAGTTTAGGAAGTGTTAGGATATGGAATCCTCTGGATCCTGTGGATTAACTCACTTGAAAATGTCCATGAGCCGGATGATGTTCGGATGGTGGCGGAAGGCCCGCAGGAAGATCACTTCACGGTAGGTGCGCTGGGCGTCGGTCTCGTCCCGGAAGGCATCGAAGATCTTCTTGAGGGCCACAGTGTCCTTGTGGCGTTTGTCGGTGGCCTTCCACACGATGCCGTAGGCTCCTTTGCCCAGGCGCTTCAAAGGATTATAATGAATTAGACATGTCTGGAGTACAGTACCGTTACTTACCTTCCGCACATCGAAGATACGCTCCACATTGTGATCCAGCTCATGGATGCGACGCTCGTGGGCTGTGCTCACGGGTTGGGATGCCATTTGTCTCTGGATGGCTTCCCTTTCTCGCTCCCTTCTCTCCCTCTCCTTGTCCCTCAGCCTGTCCCGCTCTCTGTCTCGCTCGCGCTCTCTCTCGCGTTCTCTTTCTCGCTCCCGCTGACGCTCTCTATCTCGCTCGCGCTCTCTATCCCGCTCACGTTCTCTATCTCGCTCGCGGTCTCTGTCTCGCTCGCGCTCGCGCTCACGCTCCTTTTCGCGTTCCCGTTCTCGCTCGCGCTCCCTCACACGGGTCTTGTCCTTGCGCTCCTTGGGGGGCTTGTGTTCCGGCACCAGGTGATGATGGTCGtaaggcggaggaggaggaggaggaggagcgtTGTGCGgactggtggtggtggtggtggtggtggtgtcccCTCGCACCCCGAGGAAATGACGTCGCCGGCGGTGGGCAGCCTCCAGAATCAGTTCCTGAACAGTTTTCGGCTTGCCCGGCGGGCGGTGACGCGGGGAAGAGGCGCCGCCAGATGGGGCAAAAGCATCACCAGTTCCCTGAACTGGCGCCAATTTGATGGTTTTGTTCGCTGGCTAACCAACGCCACGGGAATATCTAGAAAAGATTCCCGCTGTGAATAGAACGGGGAGTCATTAGTTGGGAATTATAGCGGACGTCTTAAATCAGTTGGGAATTATAAGGAAGTTATAGAAAAAACAACACTGCTTTATTGGGAACCTAGTTATGAATCATTGGTTGAGAATTATAAGAACATTAGGTTAAAATATATGAAAGAGTAGATTGGTAGAGTTTCTCAAACTATTagttgagaattataagaATGTGTTTGCTAAAAGCATATATtagtttaaatttttagatgCCACTGTTTATTGAAATTAGTTGAGAATTAGAAGAAGTAGAATAcatgatttttattaaaaagtttaaaagttaaaaagattCTGTTTAAAAGTCATAGAAGAAGAGGAATTAAACTATGTAGATGGGAATTATAAGATAGTTATGGAACGTTTTTTAAAGAGAATTACAACTTGAGAATTATAAGAAACTTGTCGTCGAAACACACCATTTgcacaattttaaatttgttaatgATGATGCCACTTATGAATGTCACTTAAAAGATCTATGGAAAGTTTTAAGAGAAAGTGCTCTTTAGCGGGGGGCCACTGTAGCCAGCTGCTGGCAGAAATAAATACTGTTCCCGTTTCTGGTAGCCGCTCGTAGTTTGCGCGATTTGTAGTGGCGCCCGAGTGGTTTTGCGGCTCCAACTGGAGCATCTGGGTCCTCGCGTGCTGGCTCTCATATGCAAACGGCATCAAgtatgtaaaataaaattaaacggcAACAAGAATAAAGTACACGTGCAGAGGGAGAAAAGTTGGAGGCAAGAAATAAGTTtaaattctatattttattgtaaataaatataatttcataTGCTAAACAGCAAAAGTTTCCaattcaataaatatataacatattttaaataggtttatgaatgtttttggccccaaaactATCCATACTTTGCTATCCAAACTCtcaaatacaatttaatttacttttagTCGACatattttctctcagtgctccGAAAATCACCGGAAACGGAACAACGGGCATAACGAGAGCACAAATAAAAAGCATAGGAAACGAATAAATAAATTGCGAGGCGGTCTTGATTGAAACCGAATTATTGTTAGATCGATCGGAGAGAGCGAAAGCCGGGCCAAAACGGAGGGAGGGAGGGGGCGTCGGATTGGACTGGCAATGCCTACAATGGACCCTCAAGTGTCCAGGGCAACGTCAGGTAGCGAACGGCAGGTACTACTGGGcttgttgttgtcgttgtAGTTGTTGCTGCAGCGAACGCCGCAAAacaatcaaatcaaaatatgCGGCATGCAACCCGTCGGGATTGAAAATCAGGCAACAAAACACGCCAAATGAAtttgtttaacaaataaataagcGCAAGTACTTATAGCACACCACTCACGTGTATGGCAAAGGGCATCCGGAACACAGAGCAACAAGAAACGCGATTGCAAAGATCCCGAATATTATCAGGCGGAGACTTGGAAGATGCGGAAGAGAGTTTCAAAAGAGAGAGGAGCATGCGCGAAGCAAGCAGTTCATTACCGTTTATTGTGAGCTGTACACTGCTTACTTGGGTATGGGGGAGATCTGAGTTGATCTGGAGACAAAAGGGCACATAGTttaaaattactttaaaataattaagttACTTGTTTCGATAGCTTTATTATATCTTTACCCTTAACCACACATTTGAATAAATTCAGGTCCTATGGTAAAGGGTTCTCAAAAAGTCAAGCAGTATAGCACCATTATGGTACATACATTAAAGCAGTAGATCCTTGATGCTTCTTTCCTTATGTAAAAGGATTAAAGCAGTTGATcctttattttataaagaatGGAGCAGAAAACCTTGCATTTAGTTTGAAAATTGTGATTAGTAAAATAACCTCGAACACCAATATAGAAAAAAGCAAGCAGTGTAGCCAATATCACAGTATCCTTTGAAAAAAGTGTCAAAAGCCCCTGCTAACGAGTGTAAAGAAATGAGCGCAATTGAATTTGGCACAAAAGTTTTGAAGTGGAGCACGTCACTTACCCGATTATACCGACAGGACAAAGGATATTTGGAGTGGGTGGTGGCGGACCCCTATATATTGCTCAATATATACTGAGATCTCGGCTACCGTCTGCTTGATACGAACTGTATATTGAATTGTATAGTGGATGATATATGGGGCTTTCACTGACAATACGTCAACTGGCAATTTGCACaagatataaaataaaaaaatatatagaattaCGAACACAACTCGAATTCCAAGTATGGAACCAAAACTGTAACTGTAAAGATATAAAACTGACTTTAAACCGAAAATAGAGCGACATACCTTTATGGAGGTGAGCTATACTCAAGGGGTCTGGGAAGAGGAGTCGTCCAGGATCTTGAACATGGAACACAGGAAACGAAACGCGAAAAATAAATGCACCTGACACGACCAAAATACGAATACTCAGGTACCGTTTCGCTCTTTAGCTGTCGAGTTACCGTTATTCGGGTGAAGATAACCTCACTTTTTTGAGTCAAATTTTCTCTTCGCTATTTAATCGCTTTATATTTCCACTCCTGGcgctatctctctctctctctcttcgaCTTTGTGGCACTCATTTACTCTTCTttgatatatgtatgtatgtatctaCGCTGATAGTCCTGGAGTCCTTGAATTTTTCTCGATTCCCGATTCTGATGAGGTCTTACTGTTATTCCGATTTACAATTTGAACGTTTCACTCGCGATGGAGGTGCGACTTAATTTGCTCAGATTTGATTTGAAGTTAAATAATGATAATGGGgcgtattcctttttttttttttgactgcTAATACTGCATAGTCGTAACACCCGGACGACGATTGGGGATCGACGGTGCGACAGGACGGTTGAACGATTGGATCGGCGCTGGCGGACGACGTTCGTCTCCGGCTCTGACACCCTTGGTTCCGattttacaaaacaaaagaatcgaattcaatacaaaaaagtgtgtgtgttattattttgggAATCGGGGGTCGTGTGTGAAGTAGAAAAATTCCGGACTATAACTGCCACCGACAGTACGATTCGTCCACTAGGTCACACAGGCACTAACGTCTACGACTACTTGTTTCTACTTTTCCGGCATCCGGTATATGGATCCGATCCCGGCTACTGCGATTTCAAATTTCAACTGGAATCGTCGCCTTCTTGTTATCCTGTTTAGAGCTCCCTTACCCCCATACCCCTTACCCGCATTGTCCTTTCGCCGTCGTCGTTTCCATTGGTTGCCCGCACCTCCCTCCTAAAACCCATTGTCTAGCAGGTCCTGCAGGACCCCTGCATATCATTCACCCTAAACAAAGGCGGGATATTTTCACAACAAGAAGCGGTCACAGACATAatcttttcaataaataaataaatattaataatacaCTATATAAGAGGCTAAATAGATACAGTATTTAAGAGAACATCCGACAAGAACTTCTTCCGCAGAGTCTCTTACTTTTGGGAAAACACTGAAGAGCTTCTCTCAAATGACCAATATTTAAGAGAAGACCCAAAAAAACGGTGATATTCCAGTGAGAACTAGATTATAGCACTAAAGATTACTAAAAAGCTCCtcgaaatacaaatatttaagAGGAAGGAATAattttactcttttttttacaggtttttttagttattcttacatatattatatttatttataatcatttcattaataccctaaaaaaaattacaatatcGAGCGTCTTACATATAATCTAAGTTATTTTAttctaaatttattattaaaaaccaataaatttgtaaataatAGACATAATGGacattttttgataaaaaaaaaatgtatgaaaacatgaaaatgcttctaattacaaaaattacaatcgaattagaaataaataattaccaaaaatatatcccaattgtaaaaataaataactaacaGTAATAATAATATCTTATATTATCAATTTCGTTCAATAATTAGAATTATCTAAAATAGTACATGATATTCGCTGTCGTTCTCGCCCAAAAAGGCAGCTTTCCTTTTTATGGGCAGGTTGCTATCAATAAATGCATATTTGATGCTTAGTTTTCAATAACAAACACAACCATTCCCTGTGGCccgactccgactccgactccgaTTCCGACTCAGGCGCTTGGCAACCTTTGTTCCTCCACGATGTACTTGTGTTCCGGGAACACCGACAGCCGGCAATTGTGTTATCCGGTTGCCCAGAGAAACGCGACACCAAACGCGACTAGTTTCATACGCGAGGGAGTGAAAACATGTCAGGATTCTCGCACAAAAGGGTTTCTTGCATGTcagtttattgttttgtttatgatttgttttgttttcggcTTTGTTTGCGgttttctctttctctttctgtttctgtttctgtttctgttatTCTTACTTAGTTTAAAGGAATGGAAATCTATGACTTTCGCTGGAAGATGAGTGGCGTTTGAGGCTTCAAAGGTGGTTGCGGTTTGAGTGGCTGCAGcaggtgttgctgttgcacgATCTGCTGCTGTTGAGGTTGCTGTTGTGGCTTTAGTAgtacttgttgttgttgtggttgttgctgctgttgctgttgctgctgttgctgttgctgctgtttctgctgctgctgcagttgctgctgctgttgttgctgtttctgcaacagttgctgctgctgctgctgttgctgtttctgcaACTGCTGTTGCTTTTCCTTAAAATTATAACGATACGGTGAATTAATAAGCTAATAGGCGCATGGTTTAAAAGAATAAACATACCTGGAATGCTGCCTGCTGGgcctgcagctgctgctggtgctgctgccgccgtttcTGCTTCTCGAACTCCGCCAGATGCTCCTGCTGCTTGCGCACCAGCTCGTCCATCACCTCGTGGTTGTACGTGGAATGCAGCATCAATCCTAAAAGGTTTGCTCGCGAGGTCAGTTGCTGCCGCAGCATCCGCTCCTGCTCCATCAGGTCGTCCATCTTCAGCCACTGCCGCACCCTCTCCAAGTCGATCTCCGCCCGGCGTATCTTCTCCCAGGCGTAGTGCTTGAAACAGTTCTTTTTGGGCGCCCGACAAAACTCACCCGTGGGATTGAACACATTGTTCACCAGCGGCGAGCCACACACGTCCGTGTCGAGAACTTTGGGGTCCTTGCTGTGCTCGGGACACAGGACCCGCAGGCGCTTGCAGTACGTCTTGCTTGCCTGGTTGTAGAAGTCGCAGAACATGTTGTTGCCCTCCATCCTGGTCTGGAAGATGCTGCCGAAACTGGCCTGCGACTCGTACTTGTTGAAGCACTTCTCCATGTGTTTGATGGCCGTGCGCGAGTGGATCTCGTGGCCGCAGGTGATACAGTACATGCTCTGCTCGTCCTCTCCGCCATCAGCACTGTCGTGCGGTCGCTGGGTGTCGATGGAGCTGCGCTTGGCGCGGTCCACAACCATGTTGAGCTCCTCGGAGCGCTTTTCCAGTTCGGCCAGCGCGAAGCGCACCATGGACTGCTTCTGGCGGATCTGGTCTAGCTGCTTTCGATTCGCCTCGGCTGCGTGGCAGGGCGTTAGGTTCCATTCCTGCAGACGCTGAGGTAGGACCTGTGGATTCACATTTTAGTTTCGAGCTAACTAGGATGAAAATCGAAGCAATAACCTGAAAGATGCGATTCGTGGCCAGATTGAAGCCGCACTTGTCGCTGCAGTATTTGCTCTGGGGTCGCGCCTGGCAGCAACAGCCGGGTCCGTGGCACTGGCGCATACCCTCCAGCTCTGGGTTGATGAACACCTCCGGGCTAGCTGGTCTTGGACCGCTTACGCCGTTCAGCTTGCGATCCTTCGCAGCGGCCGCACCGGCCTTTTCCCTCTTCCGGCCAGGACCCGAGGTAGTGGGCTGCGCCTCGGCAGCCGCCTGGGCGACGCAGGTGCGGTAAATGCAGCGCGGCTTGTGCCCCACCCGTATTCTACAGGCGTCGCACTGGTTGCAATTGGGCCGGCGGCAGCCCTCACAAGTGCCACATCGCCTCCCCATCTTCGGTTCGCGGGCGTTGCTGTTTTTCCGCTTTATCGCCGCCGGCGTTGGAGGCGGAGGCAGGGCGTTAGTTCCACCAGggccaccaccgccgccgggCGGAGCCCCTGATGGACCCGCTCCGCCCGGGGCGTTTAGACTCGTAGAGGCGGCATTGGAGGCGGCGGCCCGTTCAGTGGCCACCAGACGGAATATGGTTTGGAGCTCGGGGTTTTCCTTCTTGCAGCGCCGGCAGTAGTACTGTTTGATGTGCTTGGCCTCCTTCTCCGTGATGCCAATGCAATCTCCGTGGTACCATTCCTCACAGCCATCGCAGCCTCTGAAAAATGGACGTTGTTATTGTTTACAGAGTGCCAAGGGTGACGGGAGTCGTCTAGGGGGGTGCTCACATCATGAACCTGGAGCAGTCAGAGGTCCGGCAGATGCAGTAGGCCTGGTCCTCCTGTTTGAGTATTGTGGCTATCTTGGACTTGCGCTCCGGGAGATCGAACTCCCTCGCGATCTCCCGCCGGATTTCCTCTTTCTGCAATGAAACGGGTCAAGGGTAATCATGTGCGCCAATTGACAGTCCTAATCAGCCTACGGTTTTCTTGTATTTCTTCTTGTCCGCCATCGGATCTCTCAGCTCCAAGTGTTCACGTCCAGGTaccaataacaaaaaaaaagtctaaCTCATGGGGGTGGTCCCACCGACGAGTTTCGATAGTTTAGCGATGGGCATATCGATAAggtgaaaaaaaatagtttttcaaattaaataattaatattaatagtaAAAGCCTTGATTTTAAACCACacgtatttaaatattattaaatttgaacaatcttttaa contains:
- the LOC6501989 gene encoding CXXC-type zinc finger protein 1; translation: MADKKKYKKTKEEIRREIAREFDLPERKSKIATILKQEDQAYCICRTSDCSRFMIGCDGCEEWYHGDCIGITEKEAKHIKQYYCRRCKKENPELQTIFRLVATERAAASNAASTSLNAPGGAGPSGAPPGGGGGPGGTNALPPPPTPAAIKRKNSNAREPKMGRRCGTCEGCRRPNCNQCDACRIRVGHKPRCIYRTCVAQAAAEAQPTTSGPGRKREKAGAAAAKDRKLNGVSGPRPASPEVFINPELEGMRQCHGPGCCCQARPQSKYCSDKCGFNLATNRIFQVLPQRLQEWNLTPCHAAEANRKQLDQIRQKQSMVRFALAELEKRSEELNMVVDRAKRSSIDTQRPHDSADGGEDEQSMYCITCGHEIHSRTAIKHMEKCFNKYESQASFGSIFQTRMEGNNMFCDFYNQASKTYCKRLRVLCPEHSKDPKVLDTDVCGSPLVNNVFNPTGEFCRAPKKNCFKHYAWEKIRRAEIDLERVRQWLKMDDLMEQERMLRQQLTSRANLLGLMLHSTYNHEVMDELVRKQQEHLAEFEKQKRRQQHQQQLQAQQAAFQEKQQQLQKQQQQQQQQLLQKQQQQQQQLQQQQKQQQQQQQQQQQQQQPQQQQVLLKPQQQPQQQQIVQQQHLLQPLKPQPPLKPQTPLIFQRKS